Proteins encoded in a region of the Hemiscyllium ocellatum isolate sHemOce1 chromosome 10, sHemOce1.pat.X.cur, whole genome shotgun sequence genome:
- the LOC132819817 gene encoding heterogeneous nuclear ribonucleoprotein Q-like isoform X1: protein MERHMSTEEMATEHMNGNGTEEPMDTSTTVVRSEHYQTLLSAGLPKKVADKLDEMYLAGLVSHSDLDERAIDALREFNEEGALSVLQQFKESDLSHVQNKSAFLCGVMKTYRQREKQGSKVTDANKGPDETKIKALLERTGYTLDVTTGQRKYGGPPPPTTHSGPQPNIGTEIFVGKIPRDLFEDELVPLFEKAGPIWDLRLMMDPLTGLNRGYAFVTFCSKEAAQEAVKLCDNHEIRPGKHIGVCISVANNRLFVGSIPKSKTKEQIMEEFGKVTEGLTDVILYHQPDDKKKNRGFCFLEFEDHKSAAQARRRLMSGKVKVWGNVVTVEWADPIEDPDPEVMSKVKVLFVRNLASSVTEELLEKTFSQFGKLERVKKLKDYAFIHFDERDGAVKAMDEMNGKYLEGENIEIVLAKPPDKKKKERQAQRQAARSQPYEDYYYYPPPRMPPPTRGRGRGARGGYSYPLDYYSYEDYDYYCYDYHDYRGGYEDPYYGYDDYQTTTRGRGGRSGRGAPLARVRGVPQPRGRSGFTPRGQMAGRGARGARGGAQVQQRGRGVRGVRGGRGGNVGGKRKADGYNQPDSKRRQTNNQNWGSQPIAQQPLQGGDYSGNYGYKSENNQEFYQDTYGQQWK, encoded by the exons ATGGAGCGACAT ATGTCCACTGAAGAAATGGCTACCGAGCATATGAATGGAAATGGTACGGAAGAGCCGATGGATACTTCCACTACCGTTGTTCGATCAGAACACTATCAAACTTTACTAAGTGCTGGTTTACCAAAGAAAGTTGCGGACAAGCTAGATGAAATGTATTTAGCAG GTTTAGTTTCTCATAGTGATTTAGACGAGAGAGCAATTGATGCATTGAGGGAATTCAATGAAGAGGGTGCATTGTCAGTACTACAACAGTTTAAGGAAAGTGATCTTTCCCATGTTCAG AATAAAAGTGCCTTTCTATGTGGAGTAATGAAGACTTACAGACAAAGGGAAAAGCAAGGATCTAAAGTAACAGATGCTAATAAAGGTCCAGATGAGACAAAAATTAAG GCCCTCTTGGAAAGAACAGGATATACACTTGATGTCACTACAGGGCAGAGGAAATATGGTGGTCCTCCTCCACCTACGACGCATTCAGGTCCTCAACCTAACATTGGTACTGAG ATATTTGTAGGCAAAATACCACGGGATCTCTTCGAAGATGAACTTGTCCCTCTGTTTGAGAAAGCTGGTCCAATATGGGATTTGCGTCTGATGATGGATCCTCTAACTGGCTTAAATCGAGGGTATGCTTTTGTGACCTTTTGCTCCAAAGAAGCAGCACAGGAAGCAGTCAAATTG TGTGATAACCATGAAATTCGGCCTGGTAAACACATTGGTGTTTGCATTTCTGTGGCAAACAACAGACTTTTCGTTGGATCCATTCCAAAAAgcaagacaaaggagcagattATGGAAGAATTTGGTAAAGTTACAG AGGGACTCACAGATGTGATACTGTATCACCAACCAGATGACAAGAAGAAGAATAGGGGTTTCTGTTTCTTGGAATTTGAAGATCATAAGTCTGCTGCCCAGGCCAGACGCAGACTTATGAGTGGAAAAGTGAAAGTCTGGGGCAATGTTGTAACAGTGGAATGGGCAGATCCTATTGAGGATCCTGATCCAGAGGTCATGTCAAAG GTAAAGGTGTTATTTGTTCGTAACTTGGCCAGTTCAGTAACAGAAGAATTACTAGAAAAAACCTTCAGCCAGTTTGGCAAGTTGGAACGGGTAAAGAAGCTGAAAGATTATGCATTCATTCACTTTGATGAAAGAGATGGTGCAGTTAAG GCCATGGATGAAATGAATGGGAAGTATTTAGAGGGTGAAAATATTGAAATTGTTCTTGCTAAACCACCAGACAAGAAGAAAAAGGAACGGCAGGCACAAAGACAGGCTGCTCGATCTCAACC GTATGAGGATTATTACTACTACCCTCCTCCTCGCATGCCCCCTCCGACACGAGGCAGAGGACGTGGAGCCAGAGGAGGTTACAGCTATCCTCTAGATTACTATAGTTATGAAGATTATGATTATTATTGCTATGATTACCATGATTATCGTGGAGGATATGAAGATCCATACTATGGCTATGATGATTATCAGACAACTACTAGAGGAAGAGGTGGCAGAAGTGGAAGAGGTGCCCCTCTTGCCAGGGTTCGTGGAGTTCCCCAACCACGTGGAAGATCTGGATTCACACCGCGTGGTCAAATGGCAGGGAGAGGTGCTCGTGGTGCAAGAGGGGGTGCCCAGGTGCAGCAGAGAGGCCGCGGGGTACGTGGTGTGAGGGGTGGCCGCGGTGGAAATGTAGGAGGCAAACGAAAAGCTGATGGGTACAACCAGCCAGATTCGAAGCGGCGCCAGACCAATAATCAGAACTGGGGCTCCCAACCTATTGCTCAGCAACCGCTCCAAGGTGGTGATTATTCTGGTAACTATGGTTACAAATCTGAGAACAACCAGGAGTTTTATCAGGATACTTATGGGCAACAGTGGAAATAG
- the LOC132819817 gene encoding heterogeneous nuclear ribonucleoprotein Q-like isoform X2: protein MSTEEMATEHMNGNGTEEPMDTSTTVVRSEHYQTLLSAGLPKKVADKLDEMYLAGLVSHSDLDERAIDALREFNEEGALSVLQQFKESDLSHVQNKSAFLCGVMKTYRQREKQGSKVTDANKGPDETKIKALLERTGYTLDVTTGQRKYGGPPPPTTHSGPQPNIGTEIFVGKIPRDLFEDELVPLFEKAGPIWDLRLMMDPLTGLNRGYAFVTFCSKEAAQEAVKLCDNHEIRPGKHIGVCISVANNRLFVGSIPKSKTKEQIMEEFGKVTEGLTDVILYHQPDDKKKNRGFCFLEFEDHKSAAQARRRLMSGKVKVWGNVVTVEWADPIEDPDPEVMSKVKVLFVRNLASSVTEELLEKTFSQFGKLERVKKLKDYAFIHFDERDGAVKAMDEMNGKYLEGENIEIVLAKPPDKKKKERQAQRQAARSQPYEDYYYYPPPRMPPPTRGRGRGARGGYSYPLDYYSYEDYDYYCYDYHDYRGGYEDPYYGYDDYQTTTRGRGGRSGRGAPLARVRGVPQPRGRSGFTPRGQMAGRGARGARGGAQVQQRGRGVRGVRGGRGGNVGGKRKADGYNQPDSKRRQTNNQNWGSQPIAQQPLQGGDYSGNYGYKSENNQEFYQDTYGQQWK, encoded by the exons ATGTCCACTGAAGAAATGGCTACCGAGCATATGAATGGAAATGGTACGGAAGAGCCGATGGATACTTCCACTACCGTTGTTCGATCAGAACACTATCAAACTTTACTAAGTGCTGGTTTACCAAAGAAAGTTGCGGACAAGCTAGATGAAATGTATTTAGCAG GTTTAGTTTCTCATAGTGATTTAGACGAGAGAGCAATTGATGCATTGAGGGAATTCAATGAAGAGGGTGCATTGTCAGTACTACAACAGTTTAAGGAAAGTGATCTTTCCCATGTTCAG AATAAAAGTGCCTTTCTATGTGGAGTAATGAAGACTTACAGACAAAGGGAAAAGCAAGGATCTAAAGTAACAGATGCTAATAAAGGTCCAGATGAGACAAAAATTAAG GCCCTCTTGGAAAGAACAGGATATACACTTGATGTCACTACAGGGCAGAGGAAATATGGTGGTCCTCCTCCACCTACGACGCATTCAGGTCCTCAACCTAACATTGGTACTGAG ATATTTGTAGGCAAAATACCACGGGATCTCTTCGAAGATGAACTTGTCCCTCTGTTTGAGAAAGCTGGTCCAATATGGGATTTGCGTCTGATGATGGATCCTCTAACTGGCTTAAATCGAGGGTATGCTTTTGTGACCTTTTGCTCCAAAGAAGCAGCACAGGAAGCAGTCAAATTG TGTGATAACCATGAAATTCGGCCTGGTAAACACATTGGTGTTTGCATTTCTGTGGCAAACAACAGACTTTTCGTTGGATCCATTCCAAAAAgcaagacaaaggagcagattATGGAAGAATTTGGTAAAGTTACAG AGGGACTCACAGATGTGATACTGTATCACCAACCAGATGACAAGAAGAAGAATAGGGGTTTCTGTTTCTTGGAATTTGAAGATCATAAGTCTGCTGCCCAGGCCAGACGCAGACTTATGAGTGGAAAAGTGAAAGTCTGGGGCAATGTTGTAACAGTGGAATGGGCAGATCCTATTGAGGATCCTGATCCAGAGGTCATGTCAAAG GTAAAGGTGTTATTTGTTCGTAACTTGGCCAGTTCAGTAACAGAAGAATTACTAGAAAAAACCTTCAGCCAGTTTGGCAAGTTGGAACGGGTAAAGAAGCTGAAAGATTATGCATTCATTCACTTTGATGAAAGAGATGGTGCAGTTAAG GCCATGGATGAAATGAATGGGAAGTATTTAGAGGGTGAAAATATTGAAATTGTTCTTGCTAAACCACCAGACAAGAAGAAAAAGGAACGGCAGGCACAAAGACAGGCTGCTCGATCTCAACC GTATGAGGATTATTACTACTACCCTCCTCCTCGCATGCCCCCTCCGACACGAGGCAGAGGACGTGGAGCCAGAGGAGGTTACAGCTATCCTCTAGATTACTATAGTTATGAAGATTATGATTATTATTGCTATGATTACCATGATTATCGTGGAGGATATGAAGATCCATACTATGGCTATGATGATTATCAGACAACTACTAGAGGAAGAGGTGGCAGAAGTGGAAGAGGTGCCCCTCTTGCCAGGGTTCGTGGAGTTCCCCAACCACGTGGAAGATCTGGATTCACACCGCGTGGTCAAATGGCAGGGAGAGGTGCTCGTGGTGCAAGAGGGGGTGCCCAGGTGCAGCAGAGAGGCCGCGGGGTACGTGGTGTGAGGGGTGGCCGCGGTGGAAATGTAGGAGGCAAACGAAAAGCTGATGGGTACAACCAGCCAGATTCGAAGCGGCGCCAGACCAATAATCAGAACTGGGGCTCCCAACCTATTGCTCAGCAACCGCTCCAAGGTGGTGATTATTCTGGTAACTATGGTTACAAATCTGAGAACAACCAGGAGTTTTATCAGGATACTTATGGGCAACAGTGGAAATAG